A stretch of the Nothobranchius furzeri strain GRZ-AD chromosome 5, NfurGRZ-RIMD1, whole genome shotgun sequence genome encodes the following:
- the prr14 gene encoding serine-rich adhesin for platelets isoform X1, giving the protein MNMDEDVIPPNPVCHSPPLSDSPSLLPHSSVTFRSANYGKSGRRKSGRIQEIKAQTKQGYSHSTAAQNSSRQNPSRTKRHMEGEIMVQVSQSKLPKVERTHVQEEPNKNESENCLTAECQNNPNDPKNPQSMDVSPSQDVIRSTEEETMQNLDADEADMDTRWEFTSCNNTENASFSKGWVIGPLFQSLKSKMASFTEIVMSPVKLFRANSPLPFSDNLDQLGHCEEQVDGETDVEPSDPDFMFPPQGQSNDKNEGNGTNQQSLSDIRETQSVPRDEFSACRSEQTECVINWKENILPDSVPLLQSSLACVVSESFESSTLLLPSDKVSASQQSNIRRSSDVEEQKDELNIYLKPVSLQVARFRSELENSEDKTQESNSNVNDEQLSHLNWFTSNTHPRVMINNQPDRESLQRDGDDDTGNVGSYHLGHQGLQNNLIDHENVASVKPSFDTQQMEVKLNSNVRAKRGLRLNCPSQDSKRKRVTDVSLAESQQLSNTAPESDVKKGLIAPRTEAVMNTISVEDKTLKPGNKLQVTLTRVHRKGKFGMKSAELSQSREAKQCTNNLISVTKSNSQSGKAKTSKSSGSCKATLLKDNSQLVQTHSPINLACYVSLKRSAMAEEMFFTDFGPKTCSSRSRHANGKQEKADGLRRRRSSRQLSSKVSRRHQSEERSESVAVLDNSLAVLCSPEAKFSRHLLRSHSCPDIPSVQQHDSPCTVSPHSPHHSSIHASHQHNHPVSHSHKSQRRARRHTVCSVEVERDIAPLCLRKEVYPSRRSAPYDPTTQHLSPSHAHCPSPSLSALASCFLSSPLAFLSKRTTYRGAAAGSTSPHGPSPPSASLSSPSNSSVWHPPVLKSRAESAVISDCQSSENPLQCEAERIQQSEDEDYGEDASSSSPEFEDAGLRDEKALSDSEIKVVKKHEERGKVSSIKIRKSIPKPQTNLTPMGLPKRIRLKKKEFSLEEIYTNKNFSKPPESRLETIFEVPLNRKNGSESCFGPRRVKRFLEFLEVGEIRKPKKPLVGVGKAGVPSSRTRRGGFPKDNPSLSVQDVDSLLCAKLDELNLWLKDNQKDS; this is encoded by the exons ATGAATATGGATGAAGATGTAATTCCCCCAAACCCTGTCTGTCATTCACCTCCCCTCAGTGATTCTCCATCACTTCTACCCCATTCCTCCGTCACCTTCAG GTCTGCAAATTATGGAAAATCTGGACGCCGGAAGAGTGGCCGCATTCAAGAGATCAAAGCTCAGACAAAACAGGGTTATTCACACAGCACAGCAGCCCAAAATTCATCCAGACAGAATCCGTCCCGAACAAAGAGGCACATGGAGGGTGAAATCATG GTGCAGGTGTCACAGTCTAAGCTGCCAAAAGTTGAAAGAACTCATGTACAGGAGGAGCCAAACAAG AATGAATCGGAAAATTGCCTAACAGCAGAGTGCCAAAATAA TCCAAACGACCCCAAAAATCCACAAAGTATGGATGTTTCTCCCAGTCAAGATGTCATCAGATCGACTGAAGAAGAGACCATGCAGAATCTCGATGCAGATGAAGCCGACATGGACACAAGATGGGAATTCACCAGTTGTAACAATACTGAGAACGCGTCTTTCTCAAAAGGATGGGTCATCGGCCCTTTGTTTCAGTCACTCAAGTCCAAGATGGCCAGTTTCACTGAGATAGTCATGTCTCCCGTTAAACTGTTTAGGGCCAATAGTCCTCTCCCATTCTCGGATAATTTGGACCAACTTGGTCACTGTGAGGAGCAAGTTGATGGAGAAACTGATGTAGAGCCCTCAGACCCAGACTTTATGTTTCctccacaaggacaaagtaatgaTAAGAATGAGGGAAATGGAACTAATCAACAAAGCCTGAGTGACATTAGAGAAACACAAAGTGTTCCCAGGGATGAGTTTTCAGCATGCAGGTCTGAGCAGACTGAATGTGTGATTAATTGGAAGGAAAACATCTTACCTGATTCAGTGCCTTTGCTACAGAGTTCTTTAGCCTGTGTTGTTTCAGAGTCTTTTGAGTCCTCCACCCTGTTGCTGCCTTCGGACAAAGTAAGTGCCTCACAACAGTCCAACATCAGAAGATCcagtgatgtggaggagcagaaagatGAGCTGAACATCTATCTGAAACCAGTGTCACTACAAGTTGCGAGGTTTAGATCTGAATTGGAGAACTCTGAAGACAAAACTCAAGAATCTAACTCAAACGTCAACGACGAGCAGCTTTCTCATCTGAACTGGTTCACGTCAAACACTCATCCTAGAGTCATGATCAACAATCAGCCGGACAGAGAGAGTCTTCAGCGTGATGGGGACGATGACACTGGTAATGTAGGAAGCTACCACCTCGGTCATCAAGGTCTCCAGAACAATCTGATTGATCATGAAAATGTAGCATCAGTGAAGCCTTCATTTGATACACAGCAGATGGAGGTCAAGCTAAACTCAAATGTGCGAGCAAAGAGGGGCCTCCGATTGAACTGTCCTTCCCAAGATTCCAAGAGGAAAAGAGTAACGGATGTTTCACTCGCAGAAAGTCAACAGCTATCAAACACGGCTCCAGAAAGTGACGTAAAGAAAGGGTTGATAGCACCAAGAACAGAAGCGGTGATGAACACTATTTCAGTGGAGGATAAAACATTAAAGCCTGGTAACAAATTACAGGTGACATTGACGAGAGTGCACAGAAAAGGAAAATTTGGAATGAAGTCCGCTGAGTTGAGCCAGAGTCGAGAGGCTAAACAGTGTACCAACAACCTTATTTCAGTTACCAAAAGTAACTCTCAAAGTGGCAAAGCGAAAACCTCAAAGAGTTCTGGAAGTTGTAAAGCAACACTTTTAAAAGATAACTCCCAGCTTGTTCAGACACATTCTCCAATTAATTTAGCCTGTTATGTTTCATTAAAGAGGAGCGCCATGGCAGAAGAGATGTTTTTCACTGACTTTGGACCTAAAACCTGTAGTTCTAGGTCTAGACATGCTAACGGTAAGCAGGAAAAAGCAGATGGCCTCAGAAGAAGACGCAGTTCTAGGCAGCTAAGCAGCAAGGTGAGCAGAAGGCACCAAAGTGAAGAAAGGTCCGAATCGGTTGCAGTGCTGGACAACAGTCTGGCTGTGTTGTGCTCTCCAGAAGCCAAATTTTCGAGGCACCTGCTACGCAGCCACTCATGCCCAGACATCCCATCCGTCCAACAGCACGACTCACCCTGCACAGTGTCTCCACATTCACCACATCACAGCAGTATTCACGCATCACACCAACACAATCATCCTGTCTCACACTCTCACAAATCCCAGAGGCGGGCACGGCGCCACACAGTCTGCAGCGTTGAGGTGGAGAGGGACATTGCCCCCCTTTGTCTTCGGAAGGAGGTGTACCCATCCAGAAGATCTGCCCCGTATGACCCCACAACTCAGCACCTGTCTCCTAGTCATGCACATTGCCCCAGCCCTTCGCTCTCAGCACTCGCCTCTTGCTTCCTATCAAGTCCTCTGGCTTTTCTTTCCAAGAGGACAACCTACAGGGGAGCTGCTGCCGGCTCTACATCTCCCCATGGTCCGTCTCCCCCCTCAGCCTCCTTGTCATCCCCATCAAACTCCTCTGTATGGCATCCTCCAGTTCTCAAATCCAGAGCAGAGTCCGCTGTGATCTCAGACTGTCAAAGCAG cGAGAACCCCTTGCAATGTGAGGCAGAAAGGATACAACAGAGTGAAGATGAGGATTATGGCGAGGATGCAAGCTCTTCTAGTCCTGAGTTTGAAGATGCTGGGTTGAGAGATGAAAAGGCTCTGTCTGACTCTGAGATTAAA GTTGTGAAGAAACATGAGGAAAGAGGAAAGGTGTCTTCCATCAAAATTCGTAAAAGCATACCCAAACCTCAGACCAACCTCACACCCATGGGTCTGCCCAAACGCATCAG GTTGAAAAAGAAGGAGTTCAGTTTGGAAGAAATTTACACCAATAAAAATTTCAGCAAACCCCCAGAAAG CCGGCTGGAAACCATATTCGAGGTGCCTCTCAACCGCAAGAACGGCTCTGAGTCCTGCTTTGGCCCGAGACGTGTCAAACGTTTTTTGGAGTTCTTGGAGGTTGGTGAGATAAGAAAACCAAAGAAACCTCTCGTTGGAGTTGGAAAAGCAGGTGTTCCGTCCTCCAGGACACGACGCGGAGGCTTTCCTAAAGACAATCCGTCCCTCAGCGTTCAGGATGTGGACTCGCTTCTCTGTGCGAAGCTGGATGAGTTGAATTTGTGGTTGAAGGATAATCAGAAAGATAGCTGA
- the prr14 gene encoding serine-rich adhesin for platelets isoform X2 → MENLDAGRVAAFKRSKLRQNRVIHTAQQPKIHPDRIRPEQRGTWRVKSWCRCHSLSCQKLKELMYRRSQTSPNDPKNPQSMDVSPSQDVIRSTEEETMQNLDADEADMDTRWEFTSCNNTENASFSKGWVIGPLFQSLKSKMASFTEIVMSPVKLFRANSPLPFSDNLDQLGHCEEQVDGETDVEPSDPDFMFPPQGQSNDKNEGNGTNQQSLSDIRETQSVPRDEFSACRSEQTECVINWKENILPDSVPLLQSSLACVVSESFESSTLLLPSDKVSASQQSNIRRSSDVEEQKDELNIYLKPVSLQVARFRSELENSEDKTQESNSNVNDEQLSHLNWFTSNTHPRVMINNQPDRESLQRDGDDDTGNVGSYHLGHQGLQNNLIDHENVASVKPSFDTQQMEVKLNSNVRAKRGLRLNCPSQDSKRKRVTDVSLAESQQLSNTAPESDVKKGLIAPRTEAVMNTISVEDKTLKPGNKLQVTLTRVHRKGKFGMKSAELSQSREAKQCTNNLISVTKSNSQSGKAKTSKSSGSCKATLLKDNSQLVQTHSPINLACYVSLKRSAMAEEMFFTDFGPKTCSSRSRHANGKQEKADGLRRRRSSRQLSSKVSRRHQSEERSESVAVLDNSLAVLCSPEAKFSRHLLRSHSCPDIPSVQQHDSPCTVSPHSPHHSSIHASHQHNHPVSHSHKSQRRARRHTVCSVEVERDIAPLCLRKEVYPSRRSAPYDPTTQHLSPSHAHCPSPSLSALASCFLSSPLAFLSKRTTYRGAAAGSTSPHGPSPPSASLSSPSNSSVWHPPVLKSRAESAVISDCQSSENPLQCEAERIQQSEDEDYGEDASSSSPEFEDAGLRDEKALSDSEIKVVKKHEERGKVSSIKIRKSIPKPQTNLTPMGLPKRIRLKKKEFSLEEIYTNKNFSKPPESRLETIFEVPLNRKNGSESCFGPRRVKRFLEFLEVGEIRKPKKPLVGVGKAGVPSSRTRRGGFPKDNPSLSVQDVDSLLCAKLDELNLWLKDNQKDS, encoded by the exons ATGGAAAATCTGGACGCCGGAAGAGTGGCCGCATTCAAGAGATCAAAGCTCAGACAAAACAGGGTTATTCACACAGCACAGCAGCCCAAAATTCATCCAGACAGAATCCGTCCCGAACAAAGAGGCACATGGAGGGTGAAATCATG GTGCAGGTGTCACAGTCTAAGCTGCCAAAAGTTGAAAGAACTCATGTACAGGAGGAGCCAAACAAG TCCAAACGACCCCAAAAATCCACAAAGTATGGATGTTTCTCCCAGTCAAGATGTCATCAGATCGACTGAAGAAGAGACCATGCAGAATCTCGATGCAGATGAAGCCGACATGGACACAAGATGGGAATTCACCAGTTGTAACAATACTGAGAACGCGTCTTTCTCAAAAGGATGGGTCATCGGCCCTTTGTTTCAGTCACTCAAGTCCAAGATGGCCAGTTTCACTGAGATAGTCATGTCTCCCGTTAAACTGTTTAGGGCCAATAGTCCTCTCCCATTCTCGGATAATTTGGACCAACTTGGTCACTGTGAGGAGCAAGTTGATGGAGAAACTGATGTAGAGCCCTCAGACCCAGACTTTATGTTTCctccacaaggacaaagtaatgaTAAGAATGAGGGAAATGGAACTAATCAACAAAGCCTGAGTGACATTAGAGAAACACAAAGTGTTCCCAGGGATGAGTTTTCAGCATGCAGGTCTGAGCAGACTGAATGTGTGATTAATTGGAAGGAAAACATCTTACCTGATTCAGTGCCTTTGCTACAGAGTTCTTTAGCCTGTGTTGTTTCAGAGTCTTTTGAGTCCTCCACCCTGTTGCTGCCTTCGGACAAAGTAAGTGCCTCACAACAGTCCAACATCAGAAGATCcagtgatgtggaggagcagaaagatGAGCTGAACATCTATCTGAAACCAGTGTCACTACAAGTTGCGAGGTTTAGATCTGAATTGGAGAACTCTGAAGACAAAACTCAAGAATCTAACTCAAACGTCAACGACGAGCAGCTTTCTCATCTGAACTGGTTCACGTCAAACACTCATCCTAGAGTCATGATCAACAATCAGCCGGACAGAGAGAGTCTTCAGCGTGATGGGGACGATGACACTGGTAATGTAGGAAGCTACCACCTCGGTCATCAAGGTCTCCAGAACAATCTGATTGATCATGAAAATGTAGCATCAGTGAAGCCTTCATTTGATACACAGCAGATGGAGGTCAAGCTAAACTCAAATGTGCGAGCAAAGAGGGGCCTCCGATTGAACTGTCCTTCCCAAGATTCCAAGAGGAAAAGAGTAACGGATGTTTCACTCGCAGAAAGTCAACAGCTATCAAACACGGCTCCAGAAAGTGACGTAAAGAAAGGGTTGATAGCACCAAGAACAGAAGCGGTGATGAACACTATTTCAGTGGAGGATAAAACATTAAAGCCTGGTAACAAATTACAGGTGACATTGACGAGAGTGCACAGAAAAGGAAAATTTGGAATGAAGTCCGCTGAGTTGAGCCAGAGTCGAGAGGCTAAACAGTGTACCAACAACCTTATTTCAGTTACCAAAAGTAACTCTCAAAGTGGCAAAGCGAAAACCTCAAAGAGTTCTGGAAGTTGTAAAGCAACACTTTTAAAAGATAACTCCCAGCTTGTTCAGACACATTCTCCAATTAATTTAGCCTGTTATGTTTCATTAAAGAGGAGCGCCATGGCAGAAGAGATGTTTTTCACTGACTTTGGACCTAAAACCTGTAGTTCTAGGTCTAGACATGCTAACGGTAAGCAGGAAAAAGCAGATGGCCTCAGAAGAAGACGCAGTTCTAGGCAGCTAAGCAGCAAGGTGAGCAGAAGGCACCAAAGTGAAGAAAGGTCCGAATCGGTTGCAGTGCTGGACAACAGTCTGGCTGTGTTGTGCTCTCCAGAAGCCAAATTTTCGAGGCACCTGCTACGCAGCCACTCATGCCCAGACATCCCATCCGTCCAACAGCACGACTCACCCTGCACAGTGTCTCCACATTCACCACATCACAGCAGTATTCACGCATCACACCAACACAATCATCCTGTCTCACACTCTCACAAATCCCAGAGGCGGGCACGGCGCCACACAGTCTGCAGCGTTGAGGTGGAGAGGGACATTGCCCCCCTTTGTCTTCGGAAGGAGGTGTACCCATCCAGAAGATCTGCCCCGTATGACCCCACAACTCAGCACCTGTCTCCTAGTCATGCACATTGCCCCAGCCCTTCGCTCTCAGCACTCGCCTCTTGCTTCCTATCAAGTCCTCTGGCTTTTCTTTCCAAGAGGACAACCTACAGGGGAGCTGCTGCCGGCTCTACATCTCCCCATGGTCCGTCTCCCCCCTCAGCCTCCTTGTCATCCCCATCAAACTCCTCTGTATGGCATCCTCCAGTTCTCAAATCCAGAGCAGAGTCCGCTGTGATCTCAGACTGTCAAAGCAG cGAGAACCCCTTGCAATGTGAGGCAGAAAGGATACAACAGAGTGAAGATGAGGATTATGGCGAGGATGCAAGCTCTTCTAGTCCTGAGTTTGAAGATGCTGGGTTGAGAGATGAAAAGGCTCTGTCTGACTCTGAGATTAAA GTTGTGAAGAAACATGAGGAAAGAGGAAAGGTGTCTTCCATCAAAATTCGTAAAAGCATACCCAAACCTCAGACCAACCTCACACCCATGGGTCTGCCCAAACGCATCAG GTTGAAAAAGAAGGAGTTCAGTTTGGAAGAAATTTACACCAATAAAAATTTCAGCAAACCCCCAGAAAG CCGGCTGGAAACCATATTCGAGGTGCCTCTCAACCGCAAGAACGGCTCTGAGTCCTGCTTTGGCCCGAGACGTGTCAAACGTTTTTTGGAGTTCTTGGAGGTTGGTGAGATAAGAAAACCAAAGAAACCTCTCGTTGGAGTTGGAAAAGCAGGTGTTCCGTCCTCCAGGACACGACGCGGAGGCTTTCCTAAAGACAATCCGTCCCTCAGCGTTCAGGATGTGGACTCGCTTCTCTGTGCGAAGCTGGATGAGTTGAATTTGTGGTTGAAGGATAATCAGAAAGATAGCTGA
- the LOC139069949 gene encoding uncharacterized protein isoform X2, with amino-acid sequence MERSTEVNIPLTTTPGSADQSDADHQENHTKRGFCAAFRYNEFHRRLAICSIICGFSCIGFKALIYSVKAEHATSDNARRLSKKARKYSILSIVLEEVDGTLLQTTELGLTMKPEVT; translated from the exons ATGGAACGCTCAACTGAGGTTAATATCCCACTGACCACCACACCAGGATCAGCTGATCAAAGCGACGCTGATCATCAAGAAAACCACACGAAAAGAGGATTTTGCGCAGCTTTCCGGTATAACGAATTTCACAGGAGGCTGGCCATCTGCAGCATCATCTGTGGGTTCTCCTGCATTGGATTCAAAGCTCTGATATATTCAGTCAAG GCGGAGCATGCAACAAGTGACAATGCTAGAAGACTTTCCAAAAAGGCCAGAAAGTACAGCATCCTCTCCATTGTGCT TGAGGAAGTAGATGGGACACTGCTGCAGACCACTGAGCTAGGACTCACTATGAAACCAGAAGTTACATGA
- the cd2bp2 gene encoding CD2 antigen cytoplasmic tail-binding protein 2: MSKRKVTFEDGVGEFDLEDEGPNKKSCEAVSGPGSRFKGKHSLDSDEEDDGEDTNNSKYNILDNDDVEGQEGATIDFDEGVSITPFNLEEEMQEGHFDSEGNYFIKKETQIRDNWLDNIDWVKIKEQPIKKKKGLAAKRKRRVGDEDEAEEEKRREEQQANQEDEEEEEMPAEDPLAAYTQQQLVEAVVELLQPGETVAAALRRLGGLGGRKKGKLREENQSTEEASRDTEKLDRLTALADRLVGSGMFEIYQQSYEKLAYVMKSMTSKKPAVRQTKSDDEEEDELDMFGDKFDEKIGEKEEDDNQVSDEVMWEYKWENEEKSEVYGPFTSQQMQGWVDEGYFSSGVYCRRVDQDGSQFYNSRRIDFDLFT, from the exons ATGTCGAAAAGAAAAGTCACGTTTGAAGACGGGGTCGGGGAGTTTGACCTGGAAGACGAGGGTCCAAATAAGAAG AGCTGTGAGGCTGTCAGTGGACCAGGCTCCAGGTTTAAGGGTAAACACTCCCTTGACAGTGACGAAGAGGATGATGGAGAGGACACAAACAACAGCAAATACAATATTCTTGACAATGATGATGTGGAGG GCCAAGAAGGAGCGACTATTGACTTTGACGAAGGAGTTTCTATTACACCTTTCAACCtggaagaggagatgcaggaaggccACTTTGATTCAGAGGGAAACTATTTCATCAAAAAGGAAACACAAATTAGAGACAACTGGCTCGACAACATAGACTGG GTGAAAATAAAAGAGCAGCCTATTAAGAAAAAGAAAGGTCTTGCAGCCAAACGGAAACGCAGAGTCGGTGATGAAGATGAGGCAGAGGAAGAGAAACGAAGGGAAGAACAGCAGGCAAAccaggaggatgaagaggaggaggagatgccTGCAGAGGACCCGTTGGCTGCCTACACTCAACAGCAGCTTGTTGAAGCTGTTGTTGAACTGCTGCAGCCTGGAGAAACGGTCGCCGCGGCGCTCCGTCGGTTAGGAGGCCTTGGAGGGCGCAAGAAGGGAAAGCTGAGAGAAGAAAACCAGTCCACAGAGGAAGCTTCAAGAGACACGGAAAAGCTGGATAGGCTCACAGCTTTAGCTGACAGGCTGGTTGGATCTGGGATGTTTGAAATCTATCAGCAGAGCTATGAAAAACTGGCCTACGTGATGAAAAGCATGACCAGCAAGAAGCCAGCAGTGAGGCAGACGAAAAGTGACGATGAGGAAGAAGATGAGCTTGACATGTTTGGTGATAAGTTTGATGAGAAGATTGGTGAGAAAGAAGAGGATGACAACCAAG TGAGTGATGAAGTGATGTGGGAATACAAATGGGAAAATGAGGAAAAATCTGAGGTCTATGGGCCATTCACCAGCCAGCAGATGCAG GGCTGGGTGGATGAAGGCTATTTTAGCAGCGGCGTCTACTGCAGGAGGGTGGATCAGGACGGATCTCAGTTCTACAACTCCAGAAGAATAGACTTTGACCTCTTCACATGA
- the LOC139069949 gene encoding transmembrane protein 265-like isoform X1: MERSTEVNIPLTTTPGSADQSDADHQENHTKRGFCAAFRYNEFHRRLAICSIICGFSCIGFKALIYSVKAEHATSDNARRLSKKARKYSILSIVLWVIFIISIPVLMALISYIVTLVDDD, translated from the exons ATGGAACGCTCAACTGAGGTTAATATCCCACTGACCACCACACCAGGATCAGCTGATCAAAGCGACGCTGATCATCAAGAAAACCACACGAAAAGAGGATTTTGCGCAGCTTTCCGGTATAACGAATTTCACAGGAGGCTGGCCATCTGCAGCATCATCTGTGGGTTCTCCTGCATTGGATTCAAAGCTCTGATATATTCAGTCAAG GCGGAGCATGCAACAAGTGACAATGCTAGAAGACTTTCCAAAAAGGCCAGAAAGTACAGCATCCTCTCCATTGTGCTGTGGGTTATCTTCATAATCTCCATTCCTGTCCTGATGGCACTCATCTCGTACATCGTTACTTTAGTTGATGACGATTGA